Proteins from a genomic interval of Nitrospina gracilis Nb-211:
- a CDS encoding cyclic 2,3-diphosphoglycerate synthase, whose translation MADAKTRVIIMGAAGRDFHNFNVFFRANPEYEVVAFTATQIPGIEDKRYPPGLSGKLYPDGIPIFPEEKLTCLIREHGVHRVVFAYSDVRHEYVMHRASDAMAAGADFWLMGPDSTMLPSSRKVISVCAVRTGCGKSQTSRKIVRLLKEKGKRVAAVRHAMPYGDLEKQKVQRFASLDDLKKHNCTIEEMEEYEPYIDLGAAIYAGVDYEAILREAEKEADIILWDGGNNDFPFYRPDLEIVVADPHRAGHELQYHPGEVNLKRADVVIINKLDSAEAEAVRKLRDTIAAHNPKAEVIDADSLITLEGDASIEGRRVLVVEDGPTLTHGEMRYGAGTLAAQRQGARELVDPRPWAQGTIRDTFDRYPGIGALLPAMGYGPQQIQDLERTIHAVECDLVVIGTPIDLSRIVRIDKPTVRVRYELAERGTPNLNTVLDGFLKTQGL comes from the coding sequence ATGGCAGATGCGAAAACGCGAGTCATAATCATGGGCGCGGCGGGACGCGATTTCCACAACTTCAACGTGTTCTTTCGCGCCAACCCCGAATACGAAGTGGTGGCCTTCACCGCCACGCAGATCCCCGGCATCGAGGACAAGCGTTATCCCCCCGGCCTGTCCGGCAAACTGTATCCAGACGGCATCCCCATTTTTCCTGAGGAAAAACTGACCTGCCTCATCCGCGAGCACGGTGTGCACCGCGTCGTGTTCGCCTACAGTGACGTGCGGCACGAATACGTCATGCACCGGGCTTCGGACGCCATGGCAGCCGGGGCGGATTTCTGGCTGATGGGTCCGGACTCCACCATGCTGCCCTCGTCCCGAAAAGTCATCTCGGTCTGCGCCGTGCGCACCGGGTGCGGCAAGTCGCAGACTTCACGCAAAATCGTCCGTCTCCTCAAAGAAAAAGGCAAACGGGTCGCCGCCGTCCGCCATGCCATGCCCTACGGCGACCTGGAGAAACAGAAAGTCCAGCGCTTCGCCAGCCTGGACGATCTCAAAAAACACAATTGCACGATTGAAGAAATGGAAGAGTACGAACCGTACATCGACCTGGGCGCGGCGATTTACGCGGGCGTCGATTACGAGGCCATCCTGCGTGAAGCGGAGAAAGAAGCGGATATCATTCTCTGGGACGGCGGCAACAACGACTTCCCGTTTTACCGGCCCGATCTGGAGATCGTGGTGGCCGATCCGCATCGCGCCGGGCACGAGTTGCAGTATCATCCCGGAGAAGTGAACCTGAAACGCGCCGACGTCGTGATCATCAACAAGCTCGATTCCGCCGAAGCGGAAGCAGTACGGAAACTACGGGACACGATCGCCGCACACAATCCGAAGGCGGAGGTCATCGATGCCGATTCGTTGATCACACTCGAGGGCGATGCGTCCATCGAAGGGCGGCGCGTGCTGGTGGTGGAAGACGGCCCGACGCTGACGCATGGAGAAATGCGATACGGCGCCGGCACCCTCGCCGCACAGCGGCAGGGAGCGCGCGAACTTGTCGATCCACGTCCGTGGGCCCAAGGCACGATCCGCGACACTTTCGACCGGTATCCGGGCATCGGCGCGCTTCTGCCCGCCATGGGGTATGGCCCGCAACAGATTCAGGACCTGGAGCGGACCATCCATGCGGTCGAGTGCGACCTGGTGGTGATCGGCACGCCCATCGACCTGTCCCGCATCGTGCGCATCGACAAACCCACGGTGCGCGTGCGCTACGAACTGGCCGAGCGGGGTACGCCGAACCTGAACACCGTGCTCGATGGTTTTCTCAAAACACAGGGGCTTTGA
- a CDS encoding glycine cleavage system protein R, which produces MENWFMLSMVGKDQPGIVARLSASLCRAGCNLGESSMAALSDNFTIMMMVHWEGSQEDLIEVIKPISDNLGLTFNIHPVPGKLEHHRQPDIRVSIYAEDRKGIVEDVTTALADAGLNILHLDSNFDDEPGSSKPTFYLHIEGTLSKGIKPVERALDILCEEKRMNIQLIPVNPGIK; this is translated from the coding sequence ATGGAAAACTGGTTCATGCTTTCGATGGTGGGGAAAGACCAACCGGGCATTGTTGCCCGTTTGAGCGCATCTTTATGCAGAGCGGGATGCAACCTGGGCGAGTCCTCCATGGCCGCGCTCAGCGACAACTTCACCATCATGATGATGGTTCACTGGGAAGGCAGCCAGGAAGACCTGATTGAGGTGATCAAACCCATCAGTGACAACCTGGGACTCACGTTCAACATCCATCCCGTTCCCGGAAAACTGGAACACCACCGCCAGCCCGACATCCGCGTCAGCATCTATGCCGAAGACCGCAAGGGCATTGTGGAGGACGTCACCACCGCGCTCGCCGATGCCGGCCTCAACATCCTGCATCTGGATTCCAACTTCGACGACGAACCGGGATCGTCCAAACCGACCTTCTACCTGCATATCGAAGGCACCCTGTCGAAAGGAATCAAACCCGTGGAAAGAGCTCTCGACATCCTCTGCGAAGAAAAGCGGATGAACATCCAACTCATCCCGGTCAACCCCGGCATAAAGTGA
- a CDS encoding PilW family protein, translating to MRTWTRYSRNQQGFSMIELIIVMGLTTVLMGTAIYTFMKQEKVIRTEQSATQIRAAGRNGINELAKELRRIGYGMPRGHGLYSVGTNYVFWWCNTDNATTPVTSDVAISDTTIDVQNSNLMKTSTGGYGYLMLRTIKQTDQWNMVRFVSSNVAGTRVTLSMYPNQAFSVATETVQLSKMKYQRITHDATNNLILFYDDSSPVVPLVHNVKSVNFTYYNSAGATVTVPLTNSGWTSSVGNATGSNNIHTIRRIGIELVMEDPDDFAKDITLKTDVNLRNMGS from the coding sequence ATGCGTACATGGACCCGATATAGTCGAAACCAACAGGGCTTTTCGATGATCGAGTTGATCATCGTCATGGGCCTCACTACTGTTCTGATGGGTACGGCGATCTACACCTTCATGAAGCAGGAAAAGGTGATCCGCACCGAACAGTCCGCCACCCAGATCCGCGCCGCGGGACGCAATGGCATCAATGAACTGGCCAAGGAACTGCGGCGCATCGGCTATGGCATGCCGCGCGGCCACGGGTTGTACAGCGTGGGTACCAACTACGTTTTTTGGTGGTGCAATACCGACAACGCCACCACCCCCGTGACGTCGGATGTAGCCATATCCGACACAACCATAGATGTCCAGAATTCCAATCTAATGAAAACGAGTACCGGGGGATATGGTTACCTGATGCTCCGTACCATCAAGCAGACCGACCAGTGGAACATGGTCCGCTTCGTTAGTTCCAATGTCGCCGGAACCCGGGTCACCCTTTCAATGTATCCGAACCAGGCCTTTTCCGTCGCCACGGAAACCGTTCAACTCAGCAAAATGAAGTACCAGCGGATCACCCACGACGCCACCAACAACCTCATCCTGTTTTACGACGACTCCAGCCCGGTGGTGCCTTTGGTCCACAATGTCAAATCCGTCAACTTCACTTACTACAACTCCGCCGGCGCTACCGTGACCGTTCCTTTGACCAACTCCGGGTGGACCAGCTCCGTGGGCAACGCCACCGGATCGAATAACATTCACACCATCCGCCGGATCGGCATCGAACTGGTGATGGAAGACCCGGACGATTTTGCAAAAGATATCACTCTTAAAACCGATGTTAACTTGAGGAACATGGGATCATGA
- a CDS encoding caspase family protein, with the protein MKSISIIPALLAGFFTVALALPSLTLAEERGIRIVPIEDAEGTQVGLYKESHALIIGVSDYTAGWPDLPGVTKDVNLVKGALEKQGFNVVVVMNPDHEGMQKAFNDFINRYGHGVDNRLLFYFAGHGHTLKLAYGGDMGYIVPADTPNPNRDRQGFLARAMDMERIEVYAKRIESKHALFLFDSCFSGSIFALSRAVPENISYKTSQPVRQFVTAGSAEETVPDESIFRDQFIAALNGEGDSDGDGYLTGVELGEFLQAKVVNYSQGSQHPQYGRIRNPFLDKGDFVFRLDPKPPEAAPETMSTETELSELEATIARLQSENVRLEKENTRLQEDNPTPAPALTETDHNDTSKNPELIGVTALQRAHNAIQLKRYATALRILKVQAARGETLAQMMLARMYVEAWGTRRNVVEAYKWMLLASYKSPAAKNALEKLEKHMTRKQIRRARLWVKSRVNKLRRDRR; encoded by the coding sequence ATGAAATCCATTTCCATTATCCCGGCCCTGCTGGCCGGATTCTTTACCGTGGCCCTGGCATTGCCTTCACTTACATTAGCTGAAGAACGCGGCATTCGCATTGTGCCCATCGAAGATGCAGAAGGCACTCAAGTGGGGCTGTACAAGGAAAGTCACGCCCTGATCATTGGCGTCAGCGATTACACCGCGGGCTGGCCGGATTTGCCCGGCGTCACCAAGGACGTGAACCTGGTGAAGGGTGCGCTGGAGAAGCAGGGGTTCAACGTGGTCGTGGTCATGAACCCGGACCACGAAGGAATGCAGAAAGCCTTCAACGATTTCATCAACCGCTACGGCCACGGCGTGGACAACCGCCTGCTGTTTTATTTCGCCGGGCACGGTCACACTCTCAAGCTGGCCTACGGCGGCGACATGGGTTACATCGTCCCTGCGGACACGCCCAATCCCAACCGTGACCGGCAGGGGTTCCTGGCGCGCGCGATGGACATGGAACGCATCGAGGTGTACGCCAAGCGCATCGAGTCCAAGCACGCACTGTTCCTTTTCGACAGTTGCTTTTCCGGATCGATCTTCGCTCTCTCCCGCGCGGTGCCGGAGAACATCAGTTACAAAACCAGCCAGCCGGTACGGCAGTTCGTGACCGCAGGAAGCGCGGAAGAAACGGTGCCGGACGAAAGTATTTTCCGCGACCAGTTCATCGCCGCGTTGAATGGTGAAGGCGATTCCGACGGCGACGGCTACCTGACGGGCGTGGAACTGGGCGAGTTCCTGCAGGCCAAGGTGGTGAATTACTCACAGGGATCCCAGCATCCGCAGTACGGACGCATCCGCAACCCTTTTCTGGACAAGGGCGACTTTGTGTTCCGGCTGGACCCGAAACCGCCGGAAGCGGCACCGGAGACGATGAGTACGGAAACTGAGTTGAGTGAACTGGAAGCGACCATCGCCCGCCTGCAATCGGAAAACGTACGGCTGGAAAAAGAAAACACCAGATTGCAGGAAGACAACCCGACGCCCGCACCCGCCCTGACGGAAACGGACCACAACGACACCTCCAAAAACCCGGAGCTCATCGGCGTCACCGCCCTTCAACGCGCACACAATGCGATCCAACTGAAACGGTATGCCACCGCCCTGCGTATTCTGAAAGTGCAGGCGGCACGCGGGGAAACGCTGGCCCAGATGATGCTGGCGCGGATGTACGTGGAAGCCTGGGGGACGCGGCGCAACGTGGTGGAGGCCTACAAATGGATGTTGCTCGCCTCGTACAAAAGCCCCGCCGCCAAAAACGCGCTTGAGAAACTGGAAAAACACATGACGCGCAAACAGATCCGGCGTGCACGGTTATGGGTGAAATCGCGGGTGAACAAACTCCGCCGCGACCGGCGCTGA
- a CDS encoding type IV pilus modification PilV family protein, with product MEPRENHTNNESGFTLIELLIGMAILVMGLLTVNFFLGNLLNKSGHLESATLATTLAAERLEDLKSQALTTTLTNANNGSDNLDADGNPGGSKFTRTWTISGTSDQTDIVVTVSWERSGVTESRTLQTRLNQD from the coding sequence ATGGAACCTCGCGAAAACCACACAAATAATGAATCCGGCTTCACGTTGATCGAGCTGTTGATCGGCATGGCCATCCTGGTGATGGGCCTGCTCACGGTCAACTTTTTTCTCGGCAACCTTCTGAATAAAAGCGGCCACCTGGAATCGGCCACGCTCGCCACCACTCTTGCCGCGGAAAGACTGGAAGATCTCAAGAGCCAAGCTTTGACCACGACCTTGACCAACGCCAACAACGGCTCGGACAATCTGGATGCCGATGGAAACCCCGGGGGCTCCAAGTTCACTCGCACCTGGACCATTTCCGGCACATCGGACCAGACGGACATTGTGGTTACCGTCAGTTGGGAGCGTTCTGGAGTCACTGAATCCCGGACCCTGCAAACCCGGCTCAACCAGGATTAA
- a CDS encoding carbamate kinase gives MSPSSAKPSLLIAFGGNALNIPGDHKPIQKEEFIIARRSMEQVVPLLKQGYGKIILTHGNGPQVGQIFLQQELTVHEIKRQVTLDVCVADSQGRIGYILQNVFDNVCRKHGIDQRCISVITQVVVDPNDPGFQHPTKPIGVFYSEEEARRLEQERGWVLKEDAGRGWRRLIPSPRPLEIVEQDLFHRLLDMGIIAIGAGGGGVPVVRNADGSLDGIEAVIDKDHTSALLGASIGIETLIILTQVPCVYRDFNTPAQRPITEANVEAMETLLNADHFAEGSMKPKVEAAIHFLKRGGRKVIIAHLNDLQRAVEGEAGTQIVP, from the coding sequence ATGAGTCCGTCCAGTGCCAAACCCAGTCTGCTGATCGCTTTCGGCGGCAACGCCCTCAACATCCCCGGCGACCACAAGCCCATCCAAAAGGAAGAATTCATCATCGCCCGCCGGAGTATGGAGCAGGTGGTGCCTCTGCTCAAACAAGGGTATGGCAAAATCATCCTCACCCACGGGAACGGGCCGCAGGTCGGGCAGATTTTTCTCCAGCAGGAACTGACCGTTCATGAAATCAAGAGGCAGGTGACGCTGGACGTGTGCGTCGCCGACAGCCAGGGGCGTATCGGTTATATTCTGCAAAACGTGTTCGACAACGTTTGCAGGAAACACGGCATCGACCAGCGCTGTATCTCGGTCATCACCCAGGTCGTGGTCGATCCCAACGACCCGGGCTTTCAGCACCCGACAAAACCCATCGGCGTGTTTTACTCCGAAGAGGAAGCGCGGCGTCTGGAACAGGAACGCGGATGGGTGCTAAAGGAAGACGCCGGACGCGGCTGGCGGCGGCTCATCCCCTCCCCCCGGCCGCTGGAAATCGTCGAACAGGATCTGTTTCACCGGTTGCTGGATATGGGCATCATCGCCATCGGCGCGGGAGGCGGCGGGGTGCCGGTGGTGCGCAACGCCGACGGCAGCCTGGATGGCATCGAAGCGGTCATCGACAAGGATCACACCAGCGCCCTGCTCGGCGCCTCGATCGGCATCGAGACCCTCATCATCCTCACCCAGGTGCCGTGCGTGTACCGGGATTTCAACACGCCCGCCCAGCGTCCCATCACTGAAGCCAATGTGGAAGCAATGGAAACCCTGCTCAATGCCGATCACTTTGCCGAGGGCAGTATGAAACCGAAGGTCGAAGCCGCCATCCACTTTCTGAAACGCGGAGGCCGGAAGGTGATCATCGCTCACCTCAACGACCTGCAACGCGCGGTAGAGGGTGAAGCCGGAACGCAAATCGTTCCCTGA
- a CDS encoding GspH/FimT family protein encodes MAIRQPPFNRAKPQREQEAGPQKELPIAEIVTGVVIVLILVFMGLPKLINWWRGVEANQEVVTFYDRLVMAQNTAVEKRKPVSVVFFPDRNAFSVHEDTNGNDAVDAGEFHEEFGLGEHLQYYGGSLPDLKNVWNGEPVGDRAVHLFGGGTRLTFNPLGQTSDNGAVYLIPKWDVGITAKNMRALKFLKTSGEIRVLHHTGQDDVPWK; translated from the coding sequence ATGGCCATCCGCCAACCCCCTTTCAACCGTGCCAAGCCTCAGCGGGAACAGGAAGCCGGCCCGCAAAAAGAACTGCCGATTGCGGAAATCGTGACCGGTGTGGTGATTGTGCTCATCCTGGTTTTCATGGGCCTCCCGAAGCTCATCAACTGGTGGCGCGGCGTCGAGGCCAACCAGGAAGTCGTGACCTTCTACGACCGGCTGGTGATGGCACAAAACACGGCGGTGGAAAAACGCAAGCCCGTTTCCGTTGTGTTTTTTCCAGACAGGAATGCTTTCAGCGTTCATGAAGACACCAACGGCAACGACGCCGTGGATGCAGGCGAGTTTCACGAGGAATTCGGACTGGGCGAGCACCTGCAATATTACGGTGGCTCATTGCCGGACCTGAAAAACGTCTGGAACGGGGAACCCGTCGGTGACCGGGCGGTTCATCTGTTTGGTGGCGGAACCCGGCTGACCTTCAACCCATTGGGCCAGACCAGCGACAACGGCGCAGTGTACCTCATCCCCAAATGGGATGTGGGAATCACCGCAAAAAACATGCGCGCCCTAAAATTCCTCAAGACCTCCGGTGAAATCCGGGTGCTGCATCATACCGGCCAGGACGACGTCCCCTGGAAATAA
- a CDS encoding CHASE2 domain-containing protein: MLRSKKFLKLIVLLNAGLVLALLGFWLMRGTVWTSWDFQVLDRFHKRALEEGRGPAASPRLLYLLITDDAYEDFGKNALDRGYMARVNRILSMLGPQAVMFDIIFAREGEAEDDKKFARSLRRLRTAYLPIAFHLSHSPQPFQWDPGTVYARQGDKITATLDEKGGGIPFYGDQPILQNDLFAEKARGTGHINAQNDSDGVYRHFPLVLKLDDRFFPSMPLRMYLDYVRVPFDSVRIEWGRALTIPALKGSLLDEDVSVPIDERGQVYVPYSGTWENDFPKVAVTRLRELFADEDMQGNLSEFFGGRFVMLGDVSQGISDIGQTPLEENVPLIAVHASVLNGLLENRFYDRWTNGQVYVVMVAFSLLVGLAACFRKLWVYYVTGAAAFAAVLALAWWQFTRFSLFPVTSATAACLVVFVGLVVGLQVSLARHGAFIRTAFSRYVPSQVVEQLLENPDLLRLGGEEREATVLFSDLEGFTTVSETMPPPHLASLLNEYLTEMTRVVIENGGIIDKYLGDGIMAEFGIPLAHPNHADQAVRAALSMQVALRNLNAEWKKQGRVQVNCRIGIHTGQLVAGNLGSDQVFDYTVIGDSVNLASRLEGVNKLYRTQVIISEKTYKLLTPEVFRVRPLDIIKVKGKNEPVRIFEVYGLEVKPVTENDTEYYRLYEEGFALYLQREFAKAVECFNRALKLRPDDAPCLNMINRIDRLDADRLPADWDGSTALDFK, from the coding sequence ATGTTGCGGAGTAAAAAGTTTTTAAAACTCATCGTCCTGCTGAATGCGGGACTGGTGCTGGCCCTGCTTGGATTCTGGCTGATGCGGGGAACGGTGTGGACCAGTTGGGATTTCCAGGTTCTCGACCGGTTCCACAAACGCGCGCTGGAGGAGGGCCGGGGGCCGGCGGCCTCGCCGCGCCTGCTGTACCTGCTGATCACCGACGACGCCTACGAGGACTTCGGAAAAAACGCGCTGGACCGCGGGTACATGGCGCGGGTCAACCGCATCCTGTCCATGCTCGGCCCGCAGGCGGTCATGTTTGATATCATCTTCGCCCGTGAAGGGGAGGCGGAGGACGATAAAAAATTCGCCCGTTCGCTCCGCCGCCTGCGCACCGCCTACCTCCCCATCGCGTTTCACCTTTCCCACTCTCCTCAACCCTTTCAATGGGACCCCGGCACGGTTTACGCAAGGCAAGGCGATAAAATCACCGCAACGCTGGATGAAAAGGGCGGCGGCATTCCTTTTTATGGCGATCAGCCGATCCTGCAAAACGACCTGTTCGCCGAAAAGGCGCGCGGCACCGGCCACATCAACGCACAGAACGATTCGGACGGGGTGTACCGCCATTTTCCCCTTGTCCTCAAACTGGATGACCGTTTTTTCCCTTCCATGCCGCTTCGGATGTATCTCGACTACGTGCGCGTGCCATTCGACAGCGTCCGCATCGAGTGGGGCCGGGCGCTCACCATTCCCGCACTGAAGGGAAGCCTGCTGGATGAGGACGTCTCCGTGCCCATAGACGAACGCGGTCAGGTGTACGTGCCGTACTCGGGAACCTGGGAAAACGATTTCCCCAAGGTGGCGGTCACGCGTCTGCGCGAGTTGTTCGCCGATGAGGACATGCAGGGCAACCTGAGCGAGTTTTTCGGTGGACGGTTCGTGATGCTGGGCGATGTGTCGCAGGGCATCAGCGACATCGGCCAGACCCCGCTGGAAGAAAACGTGCCGCTCATTGCCGTGCATGCGTCGGTATTGAACGGCCTGCTCGAAAACCGGTTCTATGATCGCTGGACGAACGGGCAGGTGTATGTGGTAATGGTGGCGTTCAGCCTGCTGGTCGGGTTGGCGGCGTGTTTCCGCAAGCTGTGGGTGTATTACGTGACGGGGGCGGCGGCCTTTGCCGCGGTTCTGGCTTTAGCGTGGTGGCAGTTCACGCGCTTCTCCCTGTTTCCGGTCACCTCCGCCACCGCCGCCTGCCTGGTGGTGTTTGTCGGCCTGGTGGTGGGATTGCAGGTGTCGCTGGCACGGCACGGCGCATTCATCCGCACGGCGTTTTCGCGCTATGTGCCGTCGCAGGTGGTGGAACAGCTTCTGGAGAATCCGGACCTCCTGCGTCTCGGCGGTGAGGAGCGGGAGGCGACGGTGCTGTTCTCCGATCTGGAAGGGTTCACCACCGTCTCCGAGACCATGCCGCCGCCGCACCTGGCTTCCCTCCTCAACGAATACCTGACGGAGATGACGCGCGTCGTCATCGAAAACGGCGGCATCATCGACAAGTACCTGGGTGACGGCATCATGGCGGAATTCGGCATCCCGCTGGCTCATCCCAACCACGCGGACCAGGCGGTGCGGGCCGCGCTATCCATGCAGGTGGCACTACGCAATCTGAACGCGGAATGGAAAAAGCAGGGCCGCGTGCAGGTGAACTGCCGCATCGGTATCCACACGGGACAACTCGTCGCGGGCAACCTGGGGTCGGACCAGGTGTTCGATTACACCGTGATCGGCGACTCGGTCAACCTCGCTTCCCGTCTCGAAGGGGTGAACAAGTTGTACCGCACACAGGTCATCATCTCGGAAAAAACGTACAAACTGCTCACACCGGAGGTGTTCCGGGTGCGGCCGCTCGACATCATCAAGGTCAAAGGCAAAAACGAACCGGTGCGGATCTTCGAAGTGTACGGGCTGGAGGTGAAGCCCGTTACGGAAAACGATACCGAATATTACCGGTTGTATGAGGAAGGATTTGCGTTGTACCTGCAACGGGAGTTTGCAAAAGCCGTTGAATGCTTCAACCGTGCGTTGAAACTGCGTCCCGACGATGCCCCCTGCCTGAACATGATCAACCGCATCGACCGGCTGGATGCGGATCGCTTGCCCGCGGACTGGGACGGTTCGACGGCGCTCGACTTCAAATAA
- a CDS encoding HAD family hydrolase translates to MAEDTSPAPREGLKWVKVARFLALPFSPGRLKTYRRVKRFEDVSVDGLLADGIEGVLLDVDGTLGPHHTRTFSDSVVTHVKLMRAVGLKVALFTNAFEDRFEQFGDIPVVTNVPPKPDPEGFRTAMREYLKLDDPAKVVMVGDNYITDGGAIDAGMQFIHVKPVPGKENAFHHTTRYLAELFARAWRPVASSALSSKTNFRAGV, encoded by the coding sequence ATGGCTGAGGACACTTCCCCCGCGCCGCGCGAAGGACTCAAATGGGTGAAGGTCGCGCGCTTCCTCGCACTGCCCTTTTCTCCCGGTCGACTGAAAACCTACCGCCGTGTGAAACGGTTTGAAGACGTGTCGGTCGATGGCCTCCTCGCCGACGGCATCGAAGGCGTTCTGCTGGATGTGGATGGCACGCTGGGTCCGCACCACACCCGCACGTTTTCCGATTCCGTGGTGACGCACGTCAAACTGATGCGGGCGGTGGGATTGAAAGTCGCGCTGTTCACCAACGCCTTTGAGGACCGCTTCGAGCAGTTCGGCGATATTCCCGTGGTCACCAACGTGCCGCCCAAGCCGGACCCGGAAGGGTTCCGCACCGCCATGCGGGAGTACCTGAAACTCGACGATCCGGCCAAGGTGGTGATGGTCGGCGACAACTACATCACCGACGGCGGCGCGATCGATGCAGGCATGCAGTTCATTCATGTGAAACCGGTGCCGGGAAAAGAAAACGCATTCCACCACACCACGCGATACCTGGCGGAACTCTTCGCACGCGCCTGGCGTCCGGTGGCTTCCTCCGCTCTTTCCTCTAAAACCAACTTCAGGGCAGGGGTTTGA
- a CDS encoding DUF4124 domain-containing protein, whose product MRETILNCFKKSVLLGVGILALVPASAEAEVFRWIDDAGMVHYSDYRSAIPVQYRDQIKDKVPPLVDMFAQEGIQQAKLTTGMGEGQSIASGEGSKKEGAGKEEESGKEGGGEGEEAGPTIDPELAKLLVETRDYLDYENAVYRRWIRAAKFDKDEGRFFIMLVHKHLPRKEELIKKIEISETAKSVPVLEQVKFHLMDEAKADKETKVGGGDYLQRLEDMERRLKSALIAKDGFVKTLTKELEKAKVGDKMVSEMQKVIEQEEEIAKQTRPSSIKVEEVGKEKPEASGQVPPPPGM is encoded by the coding sequence GTGAGAGAGACCATTTTGAATTGTTTCAAAAAATCGGTGCTTCTGGGTGTGGGGATCCTGGCATTGGTTCCGGCGTCCGCCGAAGCGGAGGTGTTCCGCTGGATCGATGATGCGGGTATGGTGCACTACAGCGATTACCGTTCGGCCATCCCGGTGCAGTACCGGGACCAGATCAAAGACAAGGTTCCGCCCCTGGTAGATATGTTTGCGCAGGAAGGCATCCAGCAGGCCAAACTGACCACCGGCATGGGGGAAGGTCAGTCCATCGCCTCCGGTGAAGGATCTAAAAAAGAAGGAGCCGGGAAGGAAGAAGAGAGCGGTAAGGAAGGCGGCGGCGAAGGGGAAGAGGCCGGTCCGACCATCGACCCGGAACTGGCAAAACTTCTGGTGGAAACCCGCGACTACCTCGATTACGAAAATGCCGTGTACCGGCGCTGGATCCGTGCGGCGAAGTTCGACAAGGACGAGGGGCGGTTCTTCATCATGCTGGTCCACAAGCACCTGCCGCGCAAAGAGGAATTGATCAAGAAAATCGAAATCAGCGAAACCGCGAAATCCGTTCCCGTGCTGGAACAGGTGAAATTTCATTTGATGGATGAAGCCAAAGCGGACAAGGAAACCAAGGTGGGAGGCGGTGATTACCTTCAGCGGCTGGAGGATATGGAGCGGCGTTTGAAAAGCGCCCTCATCGCCAAGGACGGGTTTGTCAAAACTCTGACCAAGGAACTGGAAAAAGCCAAGGTCGGCGATAAGATGGTTTCGGAAATGCAGAAAGTCATCGAACAGGAAGAAGAGATTGCGAAGCAAACTCGCCCCTCTTCCATCAAGGTCGAGGAAGTGGGGAAAGAAAAACCGGAAGCAAGCGGCCAGGTTCCCCCGCCTCCCGGAATGTAA
- a CDS encoding SDR family oxidoreductase, whose amino-acid sequence MKNRTCLITGANSGIGYETARALAYMGARLILVCRNPEKGEAALASLRMRTGNDNMELMIADLASLHQVEELAENVRARHNVLHVLINNAGLLQGQRELTEDGYETTFAVNHLAHYVLTLRLLDLLKTGTPSRIINVSSIVHLIGSIRFDDPFFEKKSYRAMSAYAQSKLANILFTYKLARLLEGTGITVNAMHPGVVATNFGHAGPLWYKLAKVFARPFYIRPQNGARTLIHLAASPTVENVTGTYFVRKRSVPTLPLSYDTAVQDRLWDISGQMTGVRWHHG is encoded by the coding sequence ATGAAGAACCGAACGTGCCTGATCACCGGCGCGAACTCCGGTATCGGCTACGAAACCGCCCGCGCACTGGCCTACATGGGCGCACGCCTGATCCTCGTCTGCCGCAACCCGGAAAAAGGCGAAGCGGCGCTGGCTTCCCTGCGCATGCGCACGGGCAACGACAACATGGAGCTGATGATCGCCGACCTCGCCTCGCTGCACCAGGTGGAGGAACTGGCAGAGAACGTGCGGGCGCGTCACAACGTCCTGCACGTGCTCATCAACAACGCCGGGCTTTTGCAGGGACAGCGGGAGCTGACCGAAGACGGCTACGAGACCACCTTCGCCGTCAACCACCTCGCGCATTACGTTTTGACTCTGCGCCTTTTGGACCTGTTGAAAACGGGCACCCCGTCGCGCATCATCAACGTTTCGTCAATCGTGCACCTCATTGGCTCCATCCGCTTCGACGACCCGTTCTTCGAGAAGAAAAGTTACCGCGCCATGTCCGCCTACGCGCAGTCGAAACTGGCGAACATCCTGTTCACCTACAAGCTGGCGCGCCTGCTGGAGGGGACGGGCATCACGGTGAACGCCATGCACCCCGGCGTGGTGGCGACGAACTTCGGCCACGCGGGGCCATTGTGGTACAAGCTGGCGAAAGTGTTTGCACGCCCGTTTTACATCCGGCCGCAGAACGGCGCGCGAACGCTGATTCACCTTGCCGCCTCGCCCACGGTGGAAAACGTCACCGGCACCTACTTCGTGCGCAAGCGCTCCGTGCCCACCCTGCCTCTGTCCTACGATACCGCCGTGCAGGACCGGCTGTGGGACATCAGCGGACAGATGACCGGAGTTCGGTGGCACCATGGCTGA